The nucleotide sequence AATATCAATAACTTCATTTGCAAAAAAATAGAGTGTAAACATATTAAAAAACAAGTGCATCTCATCTGCATGTAAAAAGCCTGAGCTTACCATACGTACCTGCTCTCCTCTACGTATGCCTCCTATATTAAATTTATAAGTTTCAAAAAAAGAAAAATCTTTAAATCCCTTTAAAGAAAATACAACATTAGCTCCTATAATTATAATTGTAATAAAACTTATTTCTCCCATAAAGTGTTAACGTAAAAACCAAATATAGCATATATTTGTGGAAAATAATGTTAAGTGCAATTATTAGCTTATATACTTGTTTACCCTTTTCTTCTTCTAATTTCTATACTGCCATTTAGGCTATTTTATTTATTCTCAGATATTGTTTATATAATCGTTTATTACGTTATTAGGTATCGAAAAAAAACAGTAGTCAACAATTTAAAATTAGTATTTCCTGAGAAATCTGACATCGAAATTAAACAGATACAAAAAAGGTTTTATAAGCATATGTGTGATATGTTTCTGGAAATGATTAAATCCATTAGTATTTCTGAACAGCAACTCAACAAAAGGTTTATTATTAAAAACCCTGAAGAGCTTAAACGCTTAGAAGCGTTAAATAAAAGTGTAATTGTTACTTATGGTCATTATGCAAGTTACGAATGGTCTGTAGTTGTTGTTAATAATATATCGTTTAAAGGTTTTGGTGTTTATAAGCGAATCGCAAATACATATTTTGATGCATTAGTAAAACGTATACGTACAAAATATAATACAACTTTAATTCATACCAGAGAAGCTATTTCAAAAATTACTAAGAGTGAAGCTGAAGGGCAAAAATCTATGATTGCATTTTTAAGTGATCAATCTCCAAAAAATTTTAAAACAAGCTATTGGTCAGAATTTATGGGAATTCAGGTACCTTGTTTTACTGGAGGGGAGAAATTAGCTAAAAAGTTAGATCTATCTGTAACTTATTTAAAAATTGAAAAAGTAAAACGTGGTTATTATGAAGCTACACTAGTACCGCTTACAGATAATATAAAAATGTGTGATGATTTTGAAATAACAAACAAATTTCTTCAAGAACTTGAATTACAAATACATAAAACTCCGGAATACTATTTATGGACACATAAACGCTGGAAACACAAAGACAAATATCACCTTAGAAAAAAGTAATTAATGATTATTTTGCAATTGTTTGAATCTCAGAAATAATCTGATCTGCTAATTCATCTGCTTGAGTTTGTGTTTTTGCTTCTGTGTATACTCTAATAATTGGTTCTGTATTACTTTTACGCATATGCACCCAACTATCTGAAAAATCTATTTTAACACCATCAATTGTCGTTATTTTTTCATTACCATAATTTGATTCGATCACTTTTAAAATACCATCAACATCTAAATCTGGGGTTAACTGAATTTTCTTTTTACTCATATAATAATTAGGGTATGATTGCCTCAAAGCATTGACTCCAACTCCTTTTTCAGCAAGTAAATTTAAAAAGAGTGCTACTCCAACAAGTGCATCTCTACCATAATGTAATTCAGGATAAATAATACCTCCATTACCTTCTCCTCCAATAATAGCATTGTTCTTTTTCATTAGTTCTACTACGTTAACTTCTCCTACAGCACTAGCTTCATAGCTACCATTATGCATTTCTGTAACATCACGTAAAGCCCTTGTCGAGCTCATATTGCTTACTGTATTACCTGGAGTTTTACCTAATACATAATCTGTGCAAGCAACTAAAGTATATTCTTCTCCAAACATTTCGCCTGTTTCATCTACAAATGCCAAACGATCAACATCTGGATCGACTACAATACCAAAATCGGCACGTTTATCGACTACCATTTTTGATAAATCGGTTAAGTGTTCTTTTAAGGGTTCTGGATTATGAGGAAAATGCCCATTAGGGTCGCAATATAATTTAATAGTTTCTACACCTAATCTATCCAATAAAAGAGGAATAGCAATCCCTCCTGTAGAATTTACACCATCTACAACAACTTTAAATTTTGCTTTTTTTATAACCTCAACATCTATCAAATCTAAATTTAAAACTTCATCAATATGCATATCTATATAGGCCTCATTAATAGTAATCTTTCCTAAATGATCTACATCATTAAAATCCATATTATCAGATTCAGCAATTCTCAAAATTTTT is from Flavobacteriaceae bacterium and encodes:
- the glmM gene encoding phosphoglucosamine mutase, producing the protein MTLIKSISGIRGTIGGQVGDNLTPIDAVKFASAYGTWVKQQRNKENYRVVVGRDARISGEMIQNLVMNTLVGLGIHVIDLGLSTTPTVEVAVPMEHADGGIILTASHNPKQWNALKLLNARGEFLNAEEGAKILRIAESDNMDFNDVDHLGKITINEAYIDMHIDEVLNLDLIDVEVIKKAKFKVVVDGVNSTGGIAIPLLLDRLGVETIKLYCDPNGHFPHNPEPLKEHLTDLSKMVVDKRADFGIVVDPDVDRLAFVDETGEMFGEEYTLVACTDYVLGKTPGNTVSNMSSTRALRDVTEMHNGSYEASAVGEVNVVELMKKNNAIIGGEGNGGIIYPELHYGRDALVGVALFLNLLAEKGVGVNALRQSYPNYYMSKKKIQLTPDLDVDGILKVIESNYGNEKITTIDGVKIDFSDSWVHMRKSNTEPIIRVYTEAKTQTQADELADQIISEIQTIAK
- a CDS encoding lipid A biosynthesis acyltransferase, yielding MQLLAYILVYPFLLLISILPFRLFYLFSDIVYIIVYYVIRYRKKTVVNNLKLVFPEKSDIEIKQIQKRFYKHMCDMFLEMIKSISISEQQLNKRFIIKNPEELKRLEALNKSVIVTYGHYASYEWSVVVVNNISFKGFGVYKRIANTYFDALVKRIRTKYNTTLIHTREAISKITKSEAEGQKSMIAFLSDQSPKNFKTSYWSEFMGIQVPCFTGGEKLAKKLDLSVTYLKIEKVKRGYYEATLVPLTDNIKMCDDFEITNKFLQELELQIHKTPEYYLWTHKRWKHKDKYHLRKK